In one window of Paenarthrobacter nicotinovorans DNA:
- a CDS encoding heme o synthase translates to MTAAVSTTDTPVNASPARGSIGTSRKLKAYLALTKPRVIELLLVSTLPTMIFAQRGFPSIGLILATLVGGAFAAGSAGVFNCYIDRDIDKLMHRTEKRPLVTGEVSPREALVFAWILGAASIAILWFGANPLSAWLGLGAIVFYVVIYTMILKRRTAQNIVWGGAAGCFPVLIAWAAVTNTVEWPAIVLFMVIFLWTPPHYWPLSMRYGEDYRNAKVPMLGAIAGAKVVSVQVVLYAWAMVACSLLMIPVGGAGWVYTIVAVAAGAWFLYESHALYKRAQGGDVSNKGAMKVFHGSISYLTLLFIALAVDPFIGSPIIGG, encoded by the coding sequence GTGACTGCCGCCGTGAGCACAACTGATACGCCCGTCAACGCTTCCCCGGCCCGGGGAAGCATCGGAACTTCCCGTAAATTAAAGGCGTATCTGGCTCTGACCAAACCCCGTGTCATCGAGCTGCTCCTGGTCAGCACCCTGCCCACCATGATCTTTGCGCAGCGCGGCTTCCCCTCCATCGGCCTGATCCTGGCAACCCTCGTCGGCGGCGCCTTCGCAGCCGGCAGCGCCGGTGTGTTCAACTGCTACATCGACCGCGACATCGACAAACTGATGCACCGCACCGAAAAGCGCCCGCTGGTGACAGGCGAAGTCTCCCCCCGGGAAGCCCTCGTTTTCGCTTGGATCCTTGGTGCCGCGTCCATCGCCATCCTGTGGTTCGGCGCAAACCCGCTTTCCGCCTGGCTTGGACTTGGCGCCATCGTGTTCTACGTGGTCATCTACACGATGATCCTCAAGCGCCGCACAGCCCAGAACATTGTCTGGGGCGGCGCGGCGGGCTGCTTCCCGGTCCTCATTGCCTGGGCCGCGGTCACCAACACTGTCGAATGGCCCGCAATCGTCCTCTTCATGGTCATCTTCCTGTGGACGCCTCCGCACTACTGGCCCCTGTCCATGCGTTACGGCGAGGATTACCGCAACGCCAAGGTACCCATGCTCGGTGCGATCGCCGGTGCCAAGGTCGTTTCGGTGCAGGTAGTCCTCTACGCCTGGGCCATGGTTGCCTGTTCGCTGCTGATGATTCCGGTCGGAGGCGCGGGCTGGGTCTACACGATCGTTGCTGTGGCCGCCGGTGCATGGTTCCTCTACGAAAGTCACGCCCTCTACAAGCGTGCGCAGGGCGGCGATGTCTCCAACAAGGGCGCCATGAAGGTCTTCCACGGCTCCATCAGCTACCTGACACTCCTCTTCATCGCCTTGGCTGTGGATCCGTTCATCGGTTCCCCGATCATCGGCGGCTAA
- a CDS encoding peptidase inhibitor family I36 protein, with protein MKAVLRTMGVLAVASASVLTGVSAAQAAPACSTARVCLYDNYWFTGTQRTFGWVTSYVGNAANDQASSLVVGPPSDWASPYVYFYRDANYDGHAIIFRGGNAMNDLRGSAMIPGVNWDDEISSVWG; from the coding sequence ATGAAAGCCGTACTTCGCACGATGGGTGTTTTGGCAGTAGCGTCAGCCTCGGTCCTGACAGGAGTAAGCGCAGCCCAAGCCGCCCCAGCTTGCTCAACGGCCAGGGTGTGCCTCTATGACAACTATTGGTTCACAGGAACCCAACGCACCTTCGGCTGGGTAACTTCCTACGTCGGCAACGCCGCAAATGACCAAGCCAGTTCCTTGGTAGTTGGGCCGCCGTCAGACTGGGCCTCGCCCTACGTGTACTTCTATCGGGATGCCAACTATGACGGCCACGCCATAATTTTCCGGGGCGGCAACGCAATGAATGATCTGCGTGGCAGTGCCATGATTCCCGGCGTGAATTGGGATGACGAAATCTCAAGTGTTTGGGGCTGA